One Ornithodoros turicata isolate Travis unplaced genomic scaffold, ASM3712646v1 ctg00001127.1, whole genome shotgun sequence genomic region harbors:
- the LOC135376492 gene encoding uncharacterized protein LOC135376492 has product MTSKGKNNFLIVKFPGENNDVAVVHASWVDGMFCWWPPEKNSNKLRTMVIKGQTPAQDWRRVECGVLDGFSSYEDARKKLPAAEQTSDLQSDAEPKRVRRKPSRLIHSSSSDSDSGQATLPPPPASDSTQGSQLCLSGSQHFGTTDLRQEFDPSVRHTFATLPRAFENEVLRLLHALRAVQEDHSTQLNDISSALQQRTSQMATEESDDTKPYAVLERFLDVDSSPNEESEMQKMVAMLQKYGGTNTRDATQRILRALMTDEVATSFSWQGGKGKMKFCDLLCCNAIFRIVMSKRLLKNATRSEVEHNIKSWLRHAKERHDRACK; this is encoded by the exons ATGACTTCGAAAG GGAAAAACAACTTTCTCATCGTGAAATTTCCTGGAGAAAACAACGACGTAGCTGTGGTACATGCAAGCTGGGTGGACGGGATGTTTTGTTGGTGGCCACCTGAGAAGAATTCAAACAAACTGAGAACTATGGTAATCAAGGGACAAACACCAGCGCAAGACTGGAGAAGAGTGGAGTGCGGTGTGCTAGATGGATTTA GCTCCTATGAAGATGCAAGGAAAAAGCTCCCTGCAGCTGAACAGACATCAGACTTGCAGTCGGATGCAGAGCCAAAACGTGTGCGAAGGAAACCGTCTCGACTGATACACAGCAGCAGCTCTGATAGTGACAGTGGGCAAGCAACATTGCCACCTCCTCCAG CAAGTGATAGCACTCAGGGATCTCAGTTGTGCTTGTCTGGGTCACAGCATTTTGGCACGACAGACTTGAGACAGGAGTTTGATCCTTCAGTACGTCACACTTTTGCTACGCTACCAAGAG CCTTTGAAAACGAGGTACTGAGGTTGCTCCATGCTCTAAGGGCCGTCCAAGAAGACCACTCTACACAGTTGAATGATATATCATCTGCCCTGCAACAACGCACATCACAAATGGCCACTGAGGAGAGTGATGACACTAAGCCTTATGCAGTGCTTGAGCGGTTCCTGGATGTTGACAGTTCCCCCAATGAGGAAAGCGAGATGCAAAAAATG GTGGCAATGCTTCAGAAGTACGGAGGGACAAACACGAGGGACGCAACTCAAAGAATTCTTCGTGCTCTGATGACTGATGAGGTGGCAACATCATTCAGTTGGCAAGGCGGAAAAGGGAAAATGAAATTCTGCGACCTTTTGTGCTGCAACGCCATATTCC GCATCGTGATGTCCAAGCGGCTGCTGAAGAACGCCACACGCAGCGAAGTGGAGCACAACATAAAATCGTGGCTGAGGCACGCCAAAGAGCGCCACGACAGGGCGTGTAAATAA